In Arthrobacter sp. UKPF54-2, the following are encoded in one genomic region:
- a CDS encoding response regulator, producing MTAVLVVDDDPYLLRALRITLRAHGYEVNVAENGQSALLAAARTPPALVILDLGLPDMDGTAVLAKLRGWSQVPVLVLSARHGSEDKVQALDAGADDYITKPFGLDELLARLRALLRRSADGAEPPVVATDAFTVDLGKRRVTRDGEDVRLTPTEWKMLEVLVRNPEKLITQQQLLSEVWGPAYAKETNYLRVYMAQLRRKLEPDAATPRHLLTEAGIGYRFLP from the coding sequence ATGACCGCGGTGCTGGTGGTTGACGACGACCCCTACCTGCTGCGCGCCCTGCGCATCACGCTGCGGGCCCACGGCTACGAGGTCAACGTGGCGGAGAACGGGCAGTCCGCCCTCCTCGCGGCGGCCCGCACGCCTCCGGCGCTGGTCATCCTGGACCTGGGCCTGCCGGACATGGACGGCACCGCGGTCCTGGCGAAGCTCCGCGGCTGGAGCCAGGTTCCGGTGCTGGTGCTCTCGGCCCGCCACGGCTCCGAGGACAAGGTCCAGGCACTGGACGCCGGCGCGGACGACTACATCACGAAGCCGTTCGGACTGGACGAACTGCTCGCCCGGCTGCGGGCGCTGCTGCGCCGCAGCGCCGACGGCGCCGAGCCGCCGGTGGTCGCCACCGATGCCTTCACCGTGGACCTCGGCAAGCGCCGGGTCACCCGCGACGGCGAGGATGTCCGGCTCACCCCGACGGAGTGGAAAATGCTCGAGGTGCTGGTGCGGAACCCGGAGAAGCTCATCACGCAGCAGCAGCTGCTCTCCGAGGTCTGGGGCCCGGCCTACGCGAAGGAGACCAACTATCTCCGCGTGTACATGGCCCAGCTGCGCCGCAAGCTGGAACCGGACGCCGCCACGCCCCGGCACCTGCTCACCGAGGCCGGGATCGGCTACCGGTTCCTGCCCTAG
- a CDS encoding acetyl-CoA C-acyltransferase: MAEAFLVGGVRTPVGRHGGALASVRPDDLAALVLQAAVARAGLAPDSIEEVILGCVNQAGEDNRNVARMAVLLAGLPDAVPAVTVNRLCASGMTAISMAAQSVRNGDADVVVAGGVESMTRAPWVMAKPEQPFAKPGELADTSIGARFVNPRMQAGARFSMPETAEEVAGREGISRADADSFALRSHERALAAIDAGRFRDEIVPVPVTGRRGEVTFVDTDEGPRRGSTLEALAALRPIVRTEGIVTAGNSSSLNDGASAVVVASGEAVARYGLTPRARIVTSQAAGVAPEVMGVGPVPATRKALAKAGWGPDSVGAVELNEAFAAQSLACMRLLGLDPGTVNNDGGAIALGHPLGSSGSRIVVTLLGRMERENAARGLATMCVGLGQGVAMLLERV; this comes from the coding sequence ATGGCGGAAGCGTTCCTCGTCGGTGGTGTCCGCACTCCGGTGGGCCGCCACGGCGGTGCACTCGCCTCGGTCCGGCCCGACGACCTGGCCGCCCTCGTCCTGCAGGCCGCCGTGGCCCGGGCGGGCCTCGCTCCTGACAGCATCGAGGAAGTCATCCTCGGCTGTGTGAACCAAGCCGGGGAGGACAACCGCAACGTTGCGCGGATGGCGGTGCTGTTGGCGGGATTGCCCGACGCCGTCCCCGCGGTCACCGTCAACCGGCTTTGCGCCTCGGGAATGACCGCCATCAGCATGGCGGCGCAGTCGGTCCGCAACGGCGACGCCGACGTTGTGGTGGCCGGCGGCGTCGAGTCCATGACCCGGGCACCTTGGGTAATGGCTAAGCCGGAACAGCCGTTTGCGAAGCCGGGGGAACTGGCGGACACCTCGATTGGCGCACGGTTCGTTAATCCGCGGATGCAGGCCGGTGCCCGGTTCTCGATGCCGGAGACGGCTGAGGAAGTGGCCGGGCGCGAGGGGATCTCCCGGGCCGATGCGGACAGCTTCGCGTTGCGTTCACATGAGCGGGCGCTGGCGGCGATTGACGCGGGCCGGTTCCGGGACGAGATCGTTCCCGTGCCGGTAACCGGCCGCCGTGGCGAAGTTACGTTTGTCGACACCGATGAGGGACCGCGGCGCGGCTCCACCCTGGAGGCGCTTGCGGCCCTGCGGCCGATCGTCCGGACGGAAGGTATCGTCACCGCGGGCAACTCCAGTTCCCTCAACGACGGCGCCTCCGCCGTGGTGGTGGCCAGCGGCGAGGCGGTGGCCCGCTACGGGCTTACGCCGCGGGCTCGGATCGTCACCAGCCAGGCGGCCGGGGTCGCCCCGGAGGTCATGGGCGTCGGCCCGGTCCCGGCAACGCGCAAGGCTTTGGCGAAGGCCGGCTGGGGCCCAGACAGCGTCGGGGCCGTCGAACTCAACGAAGCCTTCGCCGCACAGTCGCTCGCCTGCATGCGGCTGCTGGGGCTTGATCCCGGCACGGTCAACAATGACGGCGGCGCTATCGCTCTGGGTCATCCGCTGGGATCCTCCGGTTCACGGATCGTCGTGACGTTGCTGGGCCGGATGGAACGCGAAAACGCCGCCCGCGGCCTGGCCACGATGTGCGTGGGCCTGGGCCAGGGCGTCGCAATGCTGCTGGAGAGGGTCTGA
- a CDS encoding MFS transporter — translation MVTENMNVKYAEPEAVDFAADPEVPPAELRRTSISSWLGSALEYMDFTLYTLAAALVFGPLFFPNTDPAMALLASFAAYGSGFLVRPLGGIYFGYLGDKYGRKSVLVITVGMMGLATLGMGLLPTYAQIGVAAPALLVLLRLIQGFGAGAELSGASLLLVESAPSARRGFYGAVVALGTATGVLLASALWLLMSQLPKEQFLSWGWRIPFLLSVATTLVALYLRRTVNESPVFEIVKQRREAARAGAKQQSVWRDAADARKPFLVSLGIKLGENGSVYLVKGFLIGWTVSVVKMDANLVTTGVTLGSILGILTVLLTGKLTDKYGRRIVWLWLSAFQFAFTIPAMLLIETRNPVLVALVFVIYIGGPIPNMYGVESTWLVEMFGSKRRFSFMTTVKEVGAVLSGGLGPILAAAVVAATGPGWLPVAGILMSYAAIGWVSGFFAPETRGRDLNAEADAC, via the coding sequence GTGGTTACTGAAAACATGAACGTGAAATACGCAGAGCCAGAGGCAGTGGATTTTGCTGCCGACCCGGAGGTGCCGCCGGCCGAACTGCGCCGGACCTCGATCTCCTCCTGGCTCGGCTCGGCGCTGGAATACATGGACTTCACGCTCTACACGCTGGCAGCCGCCCTGGTGTTCGGGCCGCTGTTCTTCCCGAACACCGACCCGGCGATGGCCCTGCTGGCCAGCTTCGCCGCCTACGGTTCCGGGTTCCTGGTCAGGCCCCTCGGCGGCATCTACTTCGGATACCTGGGAGACAAGTACGGCCGCAAATCCGTCCTGGTCATCACGGTGGGAATGATGGGGCTCGCCACCCTCGGGATGGGCCTGCTGCCCACGTATGCCCAAATCGGGGTCGCCGCGCCGGCCCTGCTGGTCCTGCTGCGCCTCATCCAGGGGTTCGGCGCCGGCGCCGAACTTTCAGGCGCCTCGCTCCTGCTCGTGGAGTCGGCGCCCAGCGCCCGCCGCGGCTTCTACGGCGCGGTGGTGGCCCTGGGGACTGCCACAGGGGTGTTGCTGGCCAGCGCCCTGTGGCTGCTGATGTCGCAGCTGCCGAAAGAGCAGTTCCTGAGCTGGGGCTGGCGTATCCCGTTCCTGCTCAGCGTTGCCACCACCCTCGTCGCGTTGTACCTGCGGCGCACCGTGAACGAATCGCCCGTCTTTGAGATCGTCAAGCAGCGCCGGGAGGCGGCCCGCGCCGGAGCGAAACAGCAAAGCGTGTGGCGCGATGCTGCAGATGCCCGGAAGCCGTTCCTGGTGTCCCTGGGAATCAAGCTGGGCGAGAACGGCTCGGTGTACCTCGTCAAGGGCTTCCTCATCGGCTGGACCGTGTCCGTCGTGAAGATGGATGCCAACCTTGTCACCACCGGCGTGACGCTGGGCTCTATTCTGGGGATCCTCACCGTCCTGCTGACCGGCAAGCTCACCGATAAGTATGGCCGCAGAATCGTGTGGCTGTGGCTCTCGGCCTTCCAGTTCGCCTTCACCATCCCCGCGATGCTCCTGATCGAAACCCGGAACCCGGTCCTGGTGGCACTGGTGTTCGTCATCTACATTGGCGGCCCGATTCCCAACATGTACGGCGTGGAATCAACGTGGCTGGTTGAAATGTTCGGTTCCAAGCGCCGGTTCTCCTTCATGACCACGGTCAAGGAGGTGGGCGCCGTCCTCTCCGGAGGCCTTGGCCCCATCCTGGCCGCCGCCGTAGTCGCCGCAACAGGGCCGGGATGGCTCCCCGTGGCAGGGATCCTGATGAGTTACGCAGCCATCGGCTGGGTCTCTGGTTTCTTCGCCCCCGAAACCCGGGGCCGGGACCTGAACGCCGAGGCGGACGCCTGCTGA
- a CDS encoding cold-shock protein, translating into MATGTVKWFNAEKGFGFIAPDDGSADVFAHYSAIASSGYRSLDENQKVEFDVTQGPKGPQAENIRPL; encoded by the coding sequence ATGGCTACAGGCACAGTTAAATGGTTCAACGCCGAAAAGGGTTTTGGCTTCATTGCCCCGGATGACGGGTCGGCCGACGTTTTCGCCCACTACTCGGCAATCGCTTCCAGCGGCTACCGCTCGCTGGACGAGAACCAGAAGGTCGAGTTCGACGTCACCCAGGGTCCGAAGGGCCCCCAGGCTGAGAACATCCGCCCGCTCTAA
- a CDS encoding MaoC family dehydratase, translating into MMRLFENIAELEGVTGQELGVSGWHRLEQSQIQAFADATLDRQWIHTDPERAAHGPFGATVAHGYLSLSMLPYLAGQVYRVQGAESVINYGLDKVRFPAPARAGSRIRDRLTLTSVTGTANGRQLKVLHRIELEGSEKPACIAETVSLLRI; encoded by the coding sequence ATGATGAGGCTGTTTGAAAATATCGCCGAGCTGGAGGGCGTCACAGGACAGGAACTCGGCGTGAGCGGCTGGCACCGGCTGGAGCAATCGCAGATCCAGGCCTTCGCCGACGCCACCCTGGACCGGCAGTGGATCCACACCGACCCGGAGCGGGCTGCCCACGGTCCCTTCGGCGCCACCGTGGCCCACGGCTACCTGAGCCTCTCGATGCTGCCGTACCTGGCCGGACAGGTGTACCGGGTTCAGGGCGCGGAATCGGTCATCAATTACGGCCTGGACAAGGTCAGGTTCCCGGCCCCGGCCAGGGCCGGCTCCCGGATCCGGGACCGGCTGACGCTGACCTCCGTGACCGGGACGGCTAACGGCCGGCAGCTGAAGGTCCTGCACCGGATCGAGCTGGAAGGCTCCGAAAAGCCGGCCTGCATCGCCGAGACTGTGTCCCTCCTGAGGATTTGA
- a CDS encoding amino acid transporter: protein MTTLSRPPADPSAPRPGRKTALRKWLLVGLQDSKGAHQGPGGVPTAHEKKHTWWQVMCLTGVDYFSTLGYQPAIAALAAGVISPLATLVLVAITLLGALPVYRRVAGESHRGEGSIAMLERLMPRWGGKLFVLVLLGFAATDFMITMTLSAADATAHLVENPISPDWLHGQNVAITLVLLALLAAVFLRGFKEAIGVAVGIVGVYLALNVVVVAVSLWEVLTHPLAVGNWWEAISSSHGNPLLAVGFALLVFPKLALGLSGFETGVAVMPQIKGHPEDTEENPEGRIDGARKLLTTAALIMSTFLIISSFTTVVLIPENEFQPGGQANGRALAFLAHEQLGVGFGTVYDVSTIAILWFAGASAMAGLLNLVPRYLPRYGMAPGWARAVRPLVLVFTLIGFLITWIFDADVDAQGGAYATGVLVLMTSAAIAVTLSARRKRQRKRTVGFGVIAVVFVYTTVANVVERPEGIRIASIFILGIIVISLLSRARRSFELHATHVHMDRQALEFMSDELDGPLRIVAHEPLRLSAEAYRQKLESAIEVSHLPLDYQALFLEVIVDDSSDFETELEVRGITRHGYRILEVHGPVVPNTIASVLLHIRDVTGLMPHIYFRWTEGNPVTNLLRFLAFGEGEIAPVTREVLREAEPDVTRRPWVHVG from the coding sequence ATGACCACCCTGAGCAGGCCCCCGGCCGACCCATCGGCGCCGAGGCCCGGCCGCAAGACCGCGCTCCGGAAGTGGCTGCTGGTGGGGCTGCAGGACAGCAAGGGCGCGCACCAGGGCCCGGGCGGGGTGCCCACGGCCCACGAGAAGAAGCACACCTGGTGGCAGGTCATGTGCCTGACCGGCGTCGACTACTTCTCCACCCTGGGCTACCAGCCCGCCATCGCCGCGCTCGCCGCCGGCGTGATCTCGCCGCTGGCCACGCTGGTCCTGGTGGCGATCACCCTGCTGGGTGCGCTGCCGGTCTACCGGAGGGTCGCCGGCGAGAGCCACCGCGGCGAAGGCTCAATCGCCATGCTGGAGCGGCTGATGCCGCGCTGGGGCGGGAAGCTCTTCGTGCTGGTGCTGCTGGGCTTCGCCGCGACGGACTTCATGATCACCATGACGCTCTCCGCAGCGGACGCGACAGCCCACTTGGTCGAGAACCCGATCAGCCCGGACTGGCTGCACGGCCAGAACGTGGCCATCACGCTGGTCCTGCTGGCCCTGCTCGCCGCGGTGTTCCTTCGCGGCTTCAAGGAGGCGATCGGGGTCGCGGTCGGGATTGTGGGCGTGTACCTGGCTCTGAACGTCGTGGTGGTTGCGGTATCGCTGTGGGAGGTACTGACCCATCCGCTGGCGGTCGGCAACTGGTGGGAAGCGATCTCCTCCTCCCACGGGAATCCATTGCTGGCCGTGGGGTTCGCGCTGCTGGTCTTCCCCAAACTGGCCCTGGGCCTGTCCGGGTTCGAGACCGGCGTCGCGGTGATGCCGCAGATCAAGGGCCACCCGGAGGACACCGAGGAGAATCCGGAGGGCAGGATCGACGGCGCCCGCAAGCTGCTGACGACGGCCGCGCTGATCATGAGCACATTTCTGATCATCAGCAGCTTCACCACCGTGGTGCTGATCCCGGAGAACGAGTTCCAGCCGGGCGGCCAGGCCAACGGCCGCGCCTTGGCGTTCCTGGCCCACGAACAGCTCGGGGTGGGCTTCGGCACCGTCTACGACGTTTCCACCATCGCCATCCTCTGGTTCGCCGGAGCGTCCGCCATGGCCGGGCTGCTCAACCTCGTCCCGCGCTACCTGCCGCGCTACGGCATGGCGCCCGGCTGGGCCCGGGCGGTCCGGCCGCTGGTGCTGGTCTTCACCCTGATCGGCTTCCTGATCACGTGGATTTTCGACGCCGACGTCGACGCCCAGGGCGGCGCGTACGCCACCGGCGTCCTGGTACTGATGACCTCCGCGGCCATTGCGGTGACCCTTTCGGCCCGCCGGAAGCGGCAACGCAAACGCACCGTCGGCTTCGGCGTGATCGCCGTCGTCTTCGTGTACACCACCGTGGCGAACGTCGTCGAACGCCCCGAAGGCATCCGCATCGCCTCGATCTTCATCCTGGGCATCATCGTCATTTCCCTGCTGTCGCGGGCGCGGCGCTCCTTCGAACTGCACGCCACCCACGTACACATGGACCGGCAGGCGCTCGAGTTCATGTCCGATGAACTCGACGGTCCGCTGCGCATCGTGGCCCACGAGCCGCTCCGGCTGAGCGCGGAGGCCTACCGGCAGAAGCTGGAGTCCGCGATCGAGGTCAGCCACTTGCCGCTGGATTACCAGGCACTCTTCCTCGAGGTCATCGTGGACGATTCTTCGGATTTTGAAACCGAACTGGAGGTCCGCGGCATCACCCGGCACGGCTACCGGATCCTGGAGGTACACGGCCCCGTCGTCCCCAACACGATCGCCTCGGTACTGCTGCACATCCGCGACGTGACCGGGCTGATGCCGCACATCTACTTCCGCTGGACCGAGGGCAACCCGGTGACCAACCTGCTGCGGTTCCTGGCCTTCGGCGAGGGGGAGATCGCGCCGGTCACCCGCGAGGTGCTGCGCGAAGCTGAACCCGACGTCACCCGGCGGCCCTGGGTCCACGTCGGCTAG
- the fabG gene encoding 3-oxoacyl-ACP reductase FabG encodes MSNFTNKVAAVTGGAQGIGAATALKLAAGGATVVVLDLNEGGAKDTAQRISAQPEVLAAGGRAVAAVCDVTDEATVDRVFAELHREFGRLDILVNNAGITRDNLFFKMERPDWDSVLATNLTSAYLCSRAAQRYMVPARSGRIVSLSSRSALGNRGQANYAAAKAGIQGLTATLAIELGAFNITVNAVAPGYIATSMTAATAERVGSSPEEHQAAVAARTPLGRVGQPEEVAAAVAFFASDDASYISGQTLYINGGAR; translated from the coding sequence ATGAGCAACTTCACGAACAAGGTGGCAGCCGTCACCGGCGGGGCCCAGGGGATCGGCGCCGCCACCGCCCTGAAGCTGGCGGCCGGCGGTGCAACCGTCGTCGTCCTGGACCTCAACGAGGGCGGCGCCAAGGACACGGCGCAACGGATCTCCGCCCAGCCGGAGGTTCTCGCGGCCGGCGGCCGGGCCGTCGCAGCCGTTTGCGATGTCACGGACGAGGCCACCGTGGACCGGGTCTTCGCCGAACTCCACCGGGAGTTCGGCCGGCTCGACATCCTCGTCAACAACGCCGGCATCACCCGGGACAACCTGTTCTTCAAAATGGAGCGCCCGGACTGGGACTCGGTACTCGCCACCAACCTGACCAGCGCCTACCTCTGCTCCCGGGCCGCGCAACGGTACATGGTCCCGGCCCGGTCCGGACGGATTGTCTCGCTCAGCAGCCGCAGCGCCCTGGGCAACCGCGGCCAGGCGAATTACGCGGCTGCGAAGGCCGGCATCCAGGGCCTGACGGCCACTCTCGCCATCGAGCTCGGCGCGTTCAACATCACCGTCAACGCCGTGGCCCCCGGCTACATCGCCACGTCCATGACCGCCGCGACCGCCGAGCGCGTCGGCAGCAGCCCGGAAGAGCACCAGGCGGCGGTCGCCGCCCGGACACCGCTGGGCCGGGTGGGGCAGCCCGAAGAAGTGGCCGCCGCCGTGGCGTTCTTCGCCAGCGACGACGCCTCCTACATCTCGGGCCAGACGCTGTACATCAACGGCGGGGCGCGCTGA
- a CDS encoding DUF4118 domain-containing protein produces MARGTLRIFLGSAPGVGKTYAMLREGHRLRSAGEDVVVAFARDRGRRDTRELLAGLETIKPRRVPLGQVDVEELDLEAALRRAPSTAIVDEYAHANAPGSRNRHRWQDIDELLAAGINVLSTLDIQQLDSLADVVSAITHVRPTETVPDGIVRRADELQLVDLSPELLRERLAAGKIVPADRIDAALSNYFRPGNLAALRELALLWLADRVDEGLAGYREGSRIDANWPARERVVVGLAGGAEGETLIRRGARLLNRVSGNDLLAVHVRASDGAGAESLQALEAQRQLVQSLGGSYHVVTGDETSEALLDFARSVNASQLVLGVSRRGTAARLMTGLRGGGTAAKVLRDSSGLDVHLVPQQSGPSGVRRSRRGDLGRTRVTVGFGLAVVVPAALQLLLELNPDKNLATSMLVQLTGSVAVALVGGLWPAVLAALWSSLLVNYFSTPPVGNLTISDAQNVLALLVFVGVSAAVAAVVDRSARRSKEAARARAEAATLAELSRGAAGSEDTVTGLLEQALDVFQVRGAALYGLTGGDADAGPAPAQPGGTAQPEGAPRWRLLAGVGDFSSAAAPDGGDVGDAGPTGDNVEEINAGTRLVLSGRVLPASDRRLLGAFGVHLLAQLENQQLLASRSQLRRLAESNTMRTSLLRAVSHDLRTPLAGIKLAVGGLRQDGVRYTREEERELLETIEECSDRLEALVGNLLDMSRITSESVHPLLRPVRWYEVVSGGLHGVPADRVRVELPANMPEVEADPGMLERVIANIVENAVKYAPDSDIVLTGTAGGLGAATVGGRPAGELRIIDHGAGVPAEDVVEMFQPFQRLDDAGRAGGVGLGLAVARGFTEAMGGRLSAEATPGGGLTMVVSLPLSEGAPVQKRPGQAPLEPQSAIVGRHHAPPILSSPTDLP; encoded by the coding sequence ATGGCACGTGGAACGCTGCGCATCTTCCTGGGGTCCGCGCCGGGGGTCGGTAAGACCTACGCCATGCTCCGGGAAGGGCACCGGCTCCGGAGTGCCGGCGAGGACGTAGTGGTCGCCTTCGCCCGCGACCGCGGCCGGAGGGACACCCGGGAACTGCTGGCCGGCCTTGAAACGATCAAGCCCAGGCGCGTGCCCCTTGGCCAGGTCGACGTCGAGGAACTGGACCTGGAAGCGGCCCTGCGCCGGGCTCCCTCCACCGCGATTGTGGACGAGTATGCCCACGCCAACGCCCCCGGCAGCCGGAACCGGCACCGCTGGCAGGACATCGACGAGCTGCTGGCGGCCGGGATCAACGTGCTGTCCACCCTGGACATCCAGCAGCTGGACTCCCTGGCGGACGTCGTCAGCGCCATCACGCACGTACGCCCCACGGAGACCGTTCCCGACGGCATCGTCCGGCGGGCCGACGAACTGCAGCTGGTGGACCTCTCTCCCGAGCTGCTCCGGGAGCGCCTCGCCGCCGGGAAGATCGTGCCGGCCGACCGCATTGACGCGGCGCTGTCCAACTATTTCCGCCCCGGAAACCTGGCGGCCCTGCGTGAACTCGCCCTGTTGTGGCTGGCCGACAGGGTCGACGAGGGCCTGGCCGGCTACCGGGAGGGGAGCCGGATCGACGCCAACTGGCCGGCCCGCGAGCGCGTCGTGGTCGGGCTGGCGGGCGGGGCCGAGGGCGAGACGCTGATCCGCCGCGGCGCCCGGCTGCTCAACCGCGTCAGCGGCAACGACCTGCTGGCCGTCCATGTCCGGGCTTCGGACGGCGCGGGAGCTGAGTCGCTGCAGGCCCTTGAGGCGCAACGGCAGCTGGTCCAGAGCCTCGGCGGCAGTTACCACGTGGTCACCGGCGACGAAACGTCCGAGGCGCTCCTGGACTTCGCCCGCAGCGTCAACGCCTCCCAGCTGGTGCTCGGCGTCTCCCGCCGGGGCACGGCGGCACGGCTGATGACCGGGCTGCGGGGCGGAGGCACCGCGGCCAAGGTACTCCGCGACTCGTCCGGCCTCGATGTCCACCTGGTGCCCCAGCAGAGCGGGCCAAGCGGCGTCCGGCGGAGCAGGCGGGGGGACCTGGGCCGGACCCGGGTCACCGTCGGCTTTGGCCTGGCAGTAGTTGTTCCTGCGGCGCTCCAGCTGCTGCTGGAACTGAATCCGGACAAGAACCTGGCCACCTCCATGCTGGTCCAGCTCACGGGCTCCGTCGCGGTGGCCCTGGTAGGCGGCCTCTGGCCGGCAGTCCTCGCGGCCCTGTGGAGCAGCCTGCTGGTGAACTATTTCTCCACCCCGCCGGTGGGCAACCTGACCATCAGCGACGCCCAGAATGTCCTGGCCCTGCTGGTGTTCGTCGGCGTGTCCGCCGCCGTCGCCGCCGTCGTCGACCGCTCCGCCCGGCGCTCCAAGGAGGCTGCCCGGGCCAGGGCAGAAGCCGCCACCCTGGCGGAACTCTCCCGCGGCGCCGCCGGCTCCGAGGACACCGTGACGGGCCTGCTGGAACAGGCACTGGATGTCTTCCAGGTCCGCGGCGCGGCGCTGTACGGCCTCACGGGCGGTGACGCCGACGCCGGCCCCGCACCGGCGCAGCCCGGCGGCACGGCGCAGCCTGAAGGAGCCCCGCGATGGCGGCTGCTGGCCGGCGTCGGCGATTTTAGCTCCGCGGCAGCCCCCGACGGCGGGGACGTCGGGGACGCCGGCCCCACCGGCGACAACGTCGAAGAGATCAACGCCGGCACCCGGCTGGTCCTCTCCGGTCGGGTGCTGCCGGCCAGCGACCGACGCCTGCTCGGCGCCTTCGGCGTACACCTCCTGGCCCAGCTGGAGAACCAGCAGCTGCTGGCGAGCCGGAGCCAGCTACGGCGTCTGGCCGAGAGCAACACCATGCGCACCTCGCTGCTGCGCGCCGTCTCGCATGACCTCCGCACGCCCCTGGCCGGCATCAAGCTCGCAGTCGGCGGCCTGCGCCAAGACGGCGTCCGCTACACCCGGGAAGAGGAACGGGAGCTGCTGGAGACCATCGAGGAGTGCTCGGACCGGCTGGAGGCCCTGGTGGGGAACCTGCTGGACATGTCCCGAATCACCTCCGAGTCCGTCCACCCACTCCTGCGGCCCGTGCGCTGGTACGAGGTGGTCAGCGGCGGCCTGCACGGAGTTCCGGCGGACCGGGTCCGGGTGGAGCTGCCGGCGAACATGCCGGAGGTCGAGGCGGATCCCGGCATGCTGGAGCGCGTGATCGCGAACATCGTCGAAAATGCCGTCAAGTATGCCCCCGATTCGGACATTGTGCTGACCGGCACCGCCGGCGGCCTCGGCGCGGCCACCGTGGGCGGCCGGCCTGCCGGGGAGCTGCGGATCATCGACCACGGCGCCGGCGTCCCGGCGGAGGACGTGGTGGAGATGTTCCAGCCCTTCCAGCGCCTGGACGACGCGGGCCGCGCCGGCGGCGTCGGCCTCGGCCTGGCGGTGGCCAGGGGGTTCACCGAGGCGATGGGTGGCCGGTTGAGCGCGGAAGCCACCCCGGGCGGCGGGCTGACCATGGTAGTCAGCCTGCCGCTGTCCGAGGGGGCGCCCGTCCAGAAGCGGCCGGGTCAGGCGCCGCTGGAGCCCCAGTCGGCCATAGTCGGCCGGCACCACGCACCGCCGATCCTCTCGTCCCCGACGGATCTGCCATGA
- a CDS encoding LysE family translocator: MVEQLLAFTLTCVVVVVVPGPDFALVLKNAHRAPGSAAATAGGIMVGNTVLALLAVLGVTALLAASEILGTAVRIAGAAYLLFLGISALREAFGPRRSQPSAAEPRPRFGGGSPFLQGVVSNLLNPKVAVFYLSLFPQFDLGPLPPLAQHALMACIFLLTALVWYVVLVQAIRRVSAVLARPRVHRAVTAGSGAVLAGVGGTILAKSAVTG; encoded by the coding sequence ATGGTCGAACAACTCCTGGCCTTTACGCTGACCTGCGTTGTGGTGGTGGTGGTCCCCGGCCCCGATTTTGCCCTCGTGCTGAAGAACGCGCACCGGGCCCCCGGTTCCGCCGCGGCAACGGCCGGCGGGATCATGGTCGGCAACACGGTCCTGGCCCTTCTCGCCGTGCTCGGTGTGACGGCGCTCCTGGCGGCATCGGAAATCCTGGGCACCGCCGTCCGGATCGCCGGCGCCGCGTACCTGCTTTTCCTGGGCATCAGCGCCCTGCGGGAGGCCTTCGGGCCGCGCCGCAGCCAGCCGAGCGCGGCGGAACCCCGGCCGCGGTTCGGCGGCGGCTCGCCGTTCCTGCAGGGGGTGGTGAGCAATTTGCTCAACCCCAAGGTCGCCGTGTTCTACCTGTCCCTCTTCCCCCAGTTCGATCTGGGCCCGCTGCCGCCCCTGGCGCAGCATGCGTTGATGGCCTGCATCTTCCTGCTCACCGCGCTGGTGTGGTACGTGGTGCTGGTGCAGGCGATTCGGCGGGTCTCCGCGGTGCTGGCCCGTCCCCGCGTGCACCGGGCGGTCACGGCAGGATCCGGTGCCGTCCTGGCCGGCGTCGGCGGGACCATCCTGGCAAAGTCCGCGGTGACCGGGTAG